AGTAATGTCAGCAACCTGCCGAGGAAGCAAACTTCCATCCGCCACCGTGTCGAGCTCAAGACGAACGTGCCCGACGCGATCCAGATTCCACCGCGGGCCTTTACCGACCCACTGTCGCAACGCCCCTCATCGCAGCGCGCTACACCACGGACAGCGGTTTCACATCCGTTTGAATCGGCGTACGGGTCAGACACGGACCGTCGCTCCCGACGCCAGGCTTCGAAGGAGAGCTCCGACATgagcctgtcgccgcccgtgaggCCGCAGAACACGCGGTCACCTCGGTCCGATCATCAGCAATACTACCGCCCGGTCCAAGCCTCGCCGCACTCGCCCCTTCAGCAGCGACCccacacggcggcggggcctcgGGCGTCGCAGTTTCGACCACAGCACCTGCGGAACCAGCCCTCGAACCTGGGTGGCATGAGCATGCTGAGCAACGTGACCACGGCGACATACGACGACCGCTCCGCTGCGTCTTCCGAACGGACGTACAGTGACAGAACgctcaagaagaagaagagcgcgTTTGGCTGGTTCAAGAAGGCGTTCAGcatggacgaggaagagaaggCGGCGTTCAAGGCGCGCCGGGAGATGGGACAGCGAGATCGCTACTACGATGCCAACAGTCCCAagttcctcgacgggcggaGGATCCGGTGACGGCTGGACCGAAtcccccgccacccgccgAGACGCCTATATTTCACGCATACAGACATAATCGCAACGATACCCCGTGGTAGCGGAGAGCGCGCACTCatggggcggcgagcccctcAAGATACCATTGACACGATACACATTTTCGGGAGGAAGCGAGCGGCCACCCCAACTTTTTCTCTGGCGAAAAACTCGCCCGTTCCATTTACATCTATATTAATTCGGATTCTGGTTGGGCTTTTACTGCGCCATAGCGACGCGACTTGGGGTTGGACTCTCCGATTCCCTATAGCTTTATCATGTAGTTGATGCCGGCGGTTGGATGACATGGCAGGTGCCGACACGTCTAATGTGGAGCAAGTTATGATGTGCTTGAATCAACTTTGCTTGCTATATGGTGACTGCATATGACGGCTGCCGCCCTGACGGGAgtgcggcgacgatgctctATTCTATCGTGAAATGGCTCATCATGACATGCGTCGTCACTCGCCGATGCCGTAGCTCCGGACGCGGCTGAAAAAAAAGTGCTTATCGTTGCGGAGCTGAAACTCGGCCCAGTCGTCGGTCAGCTTGTTGTAGCTCCAGAAGCTACGCCAGACGAGCTTGTTGTTGCGCgtgcccttgccggcgctgcgAAGCGCGAGGTCCATCTTGTACGTGTACTTGGCGCTGGTGCCCTCGGTCTCGACGAAAACGTCGCCCTCGAattcggcgtcggcatcggtgccggggtcggcgacggcgtcgacggcggaggaccggcggtgatgctggtgggggccgacggcggtgtcTCGCCGCAAGGAGGCCGACAGGCGCCAGCGGCCCTTGAGGGCGTGGCTCAGGATgggggcagccgccgcagccgccgccgtcgcggggaGCGCGTGCGCTTGGTTGTGGCtgtggtgatggtgatgatgggcatgGTGATTgagccgcccgcgctgctggaGTAGGGCATCGCGCGTGAGGTGAtggacgacgtcgcgggGCGCGTCTGTGGTGGTCAGGCTGATGCAGGAGCCGTCGCGGAAGAAGCGCAGGTAGCGGTAGTAGGTGACGATGTGGACGGGGGCGCCGCCCCAGGTGGCCTGGTTGGTGGACATTTGGCCGGTGCGGATGTAGTTGACGGTGCTGATGTAGCAGCCGTTGAAGCGGAtgcgcggccgcgcgcggaAGAGGTCCCGCCAGGACGGGTACGCGGCCGACgggacgagcgacgaggtgaggaggagctgggcgtgggcgcgacggcggcgcagctcctcggcggtgatgacCAAGGCCTCGCcggaggcgccgcgctcctcgacgtccagAAGCTCTCCATCGGTCAGGCAGTCCGGGTTCAGCacgacgtcgtcctcctcgacagGCTCCCAGTCGACGGTGCGGGCGTAGCGGTAGTGCATGCCGGCGAAGCCCCAGCGcgagccgagggcgacgcgccgccaaaggcgctgttcggtggcggcgaggtagGCGAAGCGCTTgcaggcgagggcggccgaggtggccagggcggcggggtcttcggcggcgaggtcggcgaggatgaggacgaggagctccgaggggagggcggcgatggggcAGGGCGGAGGGAgatcgccgtcgacgtgcgcCGGGAGCGGCTcgatggcgagggctgcGAAGGAGGCGATGAGGTCGGGCGTGGAGAGCGGTTGGGCGGCCGTCTCTTCGCcctgcgctgccggcgcctgcTGGGGAGacggctgggcggcggcggcggtggcggaagacggtgccgttgccgatgTCGATGTCAATGCCGGTGCGGGCttggaggacgacgatggcacCGACGCGGGGAAGTGCTTCTCGCGATACCGCTTGTCGACGCGATGGTCTAGCCGGTACGCCTGGCGGTACAGCTTGAGACTATCGCCCATGCTGCCCTGGGCCTCCTTCTCCATAGCCTCCTCATAGTGGTCTAGGGCCGATACGAGACGGGACCcggacgccgtcgccacctgCGGTGAGGGCCGTACGGACCCGTCGAGGGTGTGGCCGGTGGTCGATGGCAGGTCGTCGAACGACTGGGGCTGGAAGTAGTCATCCTCTcctccgtcggcggcgtcgagctgcggtggcgcgggccgcctgctgcgcgtgggcgacggggcggccgcccgtcgtGACGATGCTGGAGCTGTCTCTGCAGATGCTGTTGTGCTTGCAgtcgttgacgacgatggcagTATCGGGTGCTGGCTGTGGGGGGCCCGCCCGGCAGGTGCGGCGGGAGGTGCCTGGgccggtggaggaggaggaggaggaggaggggcatCGGCCTTGCGGGTGCGCAGGTCGGAGAGCCACTGCTGCCGAAAGGACTCGAGCTCCGAGTCGAggcccgagggcggcttGGGATCCGACATGGCGGACGGGGGAAGAGGAGAAAGACGAGAAGCACcacgcgcgggcgagggcgtctAACACCGATAAGCCCGGCGGGGAAGGAGGACGAGCAAGTGCAAGGAGGTGTCGGGTgtgagcggcggctgcgtgGCTCGCGGGCCGAGGCTAATATGACATGAGGACAGACATGGTTGCCGTGACTGAGAAGGGGTGGTGTGTGAGAGTTTGTGAGGTGAGTGGTGAGTTGAggatgggcgacgggcgaggatGGATGATGAATCGCTGCCGTGAGAATGAATGAATAATCCACGTCAAGTGTGGTGGGTGCCCTGTGCAGCTACTGCTGCAACAaaggccctcctcctccctccggCACCCCGCCGTTGCGTGTGTGAGCTATTGTGCTACAACGTCAAGGCGGCCAACATAGCATCCATCCCCGCCATCACGCCTCAATACACAGTACAAGACGGCCGACCTGCCATATTCCCGGCTCCAGAGCGCGCAGTGCAGAAGTGGCCAAGATGGGGGGTTTTGCGTAACCCAGTCGGTTGCCCAGAGACTCCTTTGTGTGTGTTATGTGTGCCGATGGGCGGTCTAGTGTaagacggcctcggcctcggagTAATGCGGCTGAGCAAGCAGCACCAACACCTATTATCGTGATTAGAAAGCCGTCGACTCCTCATGGCTCCTTGCATCGTCCATGccccacgcacgcaccgcTCCAGCCCATGGAGCACTACCTGCAGTACGCGCCCACCAAGCGCGTCACCAAAGCCAGCCTCCCCCGGAAAACCCCCGTCAGAGACTACGCGCAGCCCGTCACCACGCCGTgggtcgtcgccctgccgcccgggagcctggcgacgctgctcatGGGCTTCCGCGCCCAGATCATGGACCACAAGTGGCATGTGTATGCCGACGGCCCCGACCCCGACGGGCGCGTGGACGTGCACTTTGTGCGCAGCTGGACGGGCAACCCAATCGTCACGGCACGCATCGAgacgcagcggcggccagagGACGCCCAGCAAGGAGAGGCAAGGGAGGATGCAGAGCCAGAGGCGCGCATCGTGGAGATTACCTGGGAGGCCGACCGCACCCGTGGGCCGTTCATTCATACCCCGACAGAGGACACTGCCCGGAATTGGGTGCTTGACGTTTGCGACTGGGTCTTTGGCATCCGACTCCCCGGACAGACCGGAGAGTACAAGAGCCTCCAGATCTGCGAGGATGATGAGTAAACGGTGGTATAGCGTCCAGGCGTGAGAAGGAAAAACTCCATTATCATCTAGAAAGATCCCAGAACGCTATGTAGCAAAGTCGGCCCATGCTCCTGCATGCTCGCGGCGTGGGTATGCGAAGCACGTTtccgtcctcctcttctcccttCCCTGAGTCGAGGAATCCACCAGCAACTCCATCGCAGAGCGCGACCCTCTGCCCATCTagtccatgtccatgtcgtcctcttcctcgacgcctCCGTCGTCCCGCACCCGCagcctcttcttctcggcgCCAAAGACCTTCGTCTtggaggccatggcggccatggactcctcgaccagctcctcgacgtcgcggccctcctcggcggccacctcctcgaggcgcttgcgctcgctggcccgcaggcgcggcagcaggtGCTCgttctcggcgacgagcttgcgggccgtggccagctcgcgctcgcgcttgCCGGCCATGCGCTTCTTGTAGAAgacgcgctcgcggcgggcgcggatCTCGCTGACGCGCTCCATGGCGGCCAGCGTCTTCTGCACGAGGTCGCGGTCGTAGCGGACCGGCTcgttgcgccgcgccccgaAGAGCAGCGTGCTGTCGACCGTCATCTCCTTGCCCGCGTTGCGGCGGTACGCCTTGGTCCACTTGAGCTTGCGCGGGTTGCGCTTCATCTTGAAGTTACGGTGGCATTTTGATCGGCAGAAGCGAAACGACTTGGCTGCGCCATCGGTCAGTCCTGGGCTTCAACGCGCTCTGCAGTCTCTTCTCCAATGCGTTTCGCCGacaaagaaggggggggggatggatgggataGGATTTGTCGTACCGTCGTTTCGCACAAAGGTGATGCCCTTGGACGGGTAGGCAGGACGCCCGCAAAAGTAACAGGGCTCGATACTGCTTCTGTCAGCTGGAGTCGCAAGTGGCAGTGAGCGCGCGAGACGTACCGCATCTTGACTGTGTCGAGCTCTGCACACGGGTGTCTTGAccgccgctgggctggcCTGGCGAGGCACGATCTGAACAAAATCAGAATCTTATCGCCAACTTTTTGGCTTAGTCAGGGGACCCCTCCCCCACTAATTTTTTTCGCACCCTGCGCGGCCACAGACTCTTCAGGGACCTGCCGCCAACAAGACTTATCGATAATTGATAGTGCTATCGGACCACACGCGGGTGCCGACGGCCGCAAGGGCCGATCGTCGCAGCCAATCACAGCGAATCCTTGACATCATCGGAAACCCGCGGCATCGAGCACCCCCAAGGCCCAGTTATCTCCGGGCGTCGGGGGGCGAACACCCCAATGGCCCCCCCCGAAATTCTAGGCGCTCGCAGAAGCTATTTGGTAACCGAATGCCTGCCAACCGCTTGACTCTTCATTCGCCTCCCCCAACCCTCCTCTCCGCTCGCACCTCGCTCGACTCGCATCCAACAAAGAAAGGCATTCGGCACTGCAGCTCCAGACGCGGCTGCGACGACTCGGCTCCTCTGCTGAGCCAGAGTGCGCCACCCGCGGATGATGCGCTGAGCCGACGACACCAGCACCTCCCATGGCTTCCACAAGGCGCGACAGCGCCCGGGGCCAGAACCACGAccggctcggcgccggcgatgagTTCGCCATGTCCCGCCTCGTCGAAATCGAGGCTGACCGAGAATACGATGCCGGCATGACCATCACAGCGCCGCAgaagatggcgtcggcgtcggccggcaGCCTCTTGACGTCGCTGCTCAGTTAGTTGCCCCCGGGACGAGGTCTCACGGCCGATGGCCCGCGCTGACACCCTTGTCCCCCCAGTGACGCCTCTCGACGTTGTT
This region of Purpureocillium takamizusanense chromosome 9, complete sequence genomic DNA includes:
- a CDS encoding uncharacterized protein (COG:K~EggNog:ENOG503P1AP), translating into MEHYLQYAPTKRVTKASLPRKTPVRDYAQPVTTPWVVALPPGSLATLLMGFRAQIMDHKWHVYADGPDPDGRVDVHFVRSWTGNPIVTARIETQRRPEDAQQGEAREDAEPEARIVEITWEADRTRGPFIHTPTEDTARNWVLDVCDWVFGIRLPGQTGEYKSLQICEDDE
- a CDS encoding uncharacterized protein (COG:S~EggNog:ENOG503NWAR~BUSCO:EOG09261FAB), with amino-acid sequence MSDPKPPSGLDSELESFRQQWLSDLRTRKADAPPPPPPPPPAQAPPAAPAGRAPHSQHPILPSSSTTASTTASAETAPASSRRAAAPSPTRSRRPAPPQLDAADGGEDDYFQPQSFDDLPSTTGHTLDGSVRPSPQVATASGSRLVSALDHYEEAMEKEAQGSMGDSLKLYRQAYRLDHRVDKRYREKHFPASVPSSSSKPAPALTSTSATAPSSATAAAAQPSPQQAPAAQGEETAAQPLSTPDLIASFAALAIEPLPAHVDGDLPPPCPIAALPSELLVLILADLAAEDPAALATSAALACKRFAYLAATEQRLWRRVALGSRWGFAGMHYRYARTVDWEPVEEDDVVLNPDCLTDGELLDVEERGASGEALVITAEELRRRRAHAQLLLTSSLVPSAAYPSWRDLFRARPRIRFNGCYISTVNYIRTGQMSTNQATWGGAPVHIVTYYRYLRFFRDGSCISLTTTDAPRDVVHHLTRDALLQQRGRLNHHAHHHHHHSHNQAHALPATAAAAAAAPILSHALKGRWRLSASLRRDTAVGPHQHHRRSSAVDAVADPGTDADAEFEGDVFVETEGTSAKYTYKMDLALRSAGKGTRNNKLVWRSFWSYNKLTDDWAEFQLRNDKHFFFSRVRSYGIGE
- the RLP24 gene encoding ATPase-activating ribosome biosynthesis protein (COG:J~EggNog:ENOG503P1WJ), whose product is MRIEPCYFCGRPAYPSKGITFVRNDAKSFRFCRSKCHRNFKMKRNPRKLKWTKAYRRNAGKEMTVDSTLLFGARRNEPVRYDRDLVQKTLAAMERVSEIRARRERVFYKKRMAGKRERELATARKLVAENEHLLPRLRASERKRLEEVAAEEGRDVEELVEESMAAMASKTKVFGAEKKRLRVRDDGGVEEEDDMDMD